In Persicimonas caeni, a single window of DNA contains:
- a CDS encoding endonuclease/exonuclease/phosphatase family protein — MPHITDAPPADIRRELDGLSEALDAQIPARKLDENLLIATWNIRSFGGLTEKWNADEDDSPKRDLRALRFIGEVVRRFDVIAVQEVRSDLKALRHLLKLLGPHWSFILTDVNATSAGNHERLAFVFDTRRVHISGLACEVVMPNDGEFAMREQFVRPPYAVSFRSCGETFILVTTHVIYGDKAADRVGELQAFADWMGGWAREINTWGHNLIALGDFNIDKQHGDLHNAFTSSGLAVPDELVGPPRTIFQDPDEEHFYDQIAWFTEKKSKAPALSMRYRTGGMFDFVPYVTEKLSRTSMSWRVSDHYPLWVEFEV; from the coding sequence ATGCACCGCCTGCCGATATTCGCCGCGAGCTCGACGGCCTGAGTGAGGCGCTCGATGCGCAGATTCCGGCGCGGAAGCTCGACGAGAACCTGTTGATCGCGACGTGGAATATTCGTTCCTTTGGGGGGCTCACGGAGAAGTGGAACGCCGACGAGGATGATAGCCCGAAGCGGGACCTGCGGGCGCTTCGGTTTATCGGGGAGGTGGTGCGGCGCTTCGATGTGATCGCGGTGCAGGAGGTGCGCAGCGACCTGAAGGCGCTCAGGCACCTGCTCAAGCTTCTGGGGCCGCATTGGAGCTTTATCCTGACCGACGTCAACGCCACCTCGGCGGGCAATCACGAGCGGCTCGCCTTTGTGTTCGACACGCGGCGCGTCCATATCTCGGGGCTCGCCTGCGAGGTGGTCATGCCCAATGACGGGGAGTTTGCGATGCGCGAGCAGTTCGTGCGGCCGCCGTATGCGGTGAGCTTTCGGTCGTGCGGGGAGACGTTCATCCTGGTGACCACGCACGTGATTTACGGCGACAAGGCCGCCGACCGCGTCGGCGAGCTGCAGGCGTTTGCGGACTGGATGGGCGGGTGGGCGCGCGAGATCAACACCTGGGGCCATAACCTCATCGCGCTGGGCGACTTCAATATCGACAAGCAGCACGGCGACCTGCACAACGCGTTCACCTCGAGCGGGCTCGCCGTGCCCGACGAGCTCGTGGGGCCGCCGCGCACGATCTTCCAGGACCCCGACGAGGAGCACTTCTACGACCAGATCGCCTGGTTCACCGAGAAGAAGTCGAAGGCGCCGGCGCTGAGCATGCGCTATCGCACCGGGGGCATGTTCGACTTTGTGCCGTATGTGACCGAGAAGCTGTCGCGCACGTCGATGTCGTGGCGCGTGTCGGATCATTATCCGTTGTGGGTGGAGTTCGAGGTGTGA